The following is a genomic window from Lysinibacillus sp. G4S2.
AAAAAATAAAGGGGTGACGGGTAATGACGAAATCGAAAAAAGATTGTTTTATTATAGAACTCAAGTTGCTTATAAATACATGGCAAAAGGATATTCTATTAAAACGTTTTGAAATTGCCCGTACACTCTATAATACGACTTTGTCTTATGCAATAAAACAATATACTTTAATGCAGGAATCAAAACACTATCGAAAACAATTACGTTGCTACCAAAAAGCAAAAAAATCTAATGATACAAAAGAATTGAAGCAGACCGCACAAGAATTAGATAACATTCGTCAATCTTTTGGATTAAGTGAAAATCAACTGCATGCGTATATTAAAAAGCATCAACATAACTATAAAAAACATATAGATAGCAATACTTCCCAGAAAATCGCCTCTACTGTTTGGAAAGCGGTTCAGGATGTTCTATTTAAAGGGAGCAAAGCACACTTTAAACGTTACGGAATGCTTCATTCTGTAGAAGGGAAATCTAATAAAGCAGGCATTCGATTTAAAGAGAATGTTGTCTATTGGAACGGATTAACCCTTCCTATTCGTATTCGCAAACAAGATTTATTTGTAGAAGAATCCCTTGCTCTTCATACCATTAATTATTGTCGTCTAGTCAAAAAAGTGATTCGTGGAGTACATACTTTTTACGTACAACTCGTGATGGATGGGGTTCCTCCTGCAAAGAGAATTCCATCTACAGGAGCCTTTCGACATGCCTATCAAAAACAAAAACGGGTAGGTATTGACATTGGTCCTTCTACCATTGCGGTTGTTTCAGAAGAAACTGTTTTCATCCAACAACTTGCGCCAGAAGTACCTTTATTGGAGAAACAAAAAAGACGTTTATTACGCAAATTGGATAGAAGTCGTAGAAGTACCAATCCTAACAATTTCAACAAGGATGGTACTATTAAACATAGCGTCAAACTCCGTTGGACATATAGTAAAAACTATCAAAAAACAAAAAAACAAATAAAAGAATTATATAGAAAGAAAGCTTCCTACATCAAAGAAAAACATGGTGCGTTAGTCAATAAAATCTTGTCTCTTGGCGATGAGGTGTACATCGAAACCATGCATTTTAAAGGATTAGCAAAGCGTACAAAAGAAACCAAAACAAATATACAGGGTAAAATCCAATCCAAAAAGCGTTTTGGAAAAAGCATTGGGAATCATGCCCCTGCGATGCTAGTGGAAATCATCCATCAAAAATTAGGTTACACAAAGCAAACGATACAGAAAGTAAATACGATCACCTTTAGAGCCAGTCAGTATAACCATGTGACGGATCGTTATGAAAAGAAAAAACTCCATCAACGTTGGAGTCAAATTGGAAGTCATCTTGTACAACGAGATTTATATAGTGCGTTTTTACTGATGAATAGTGAACCAAATTTACAACAAACGAATCAAGACTT
Proteins encoded in this region:
- a CDS encoding transposase; amino-acid sequence: MTKSKKDCFIIELKLLINTWQKDILLKRFEIARTLYNTTLSYAIKQYTLMQESKHYRKQLRCYQKAKKSNDTKELKQTAQELDNIRQSFGLSENQLHAYIKKHQHNYKKHIDSNTSQKIASTVWKAVQDVLFKGSKAHFKRYGMLHSVEGKSNKAGIRFKENVVYWNGLTLPIRIRKQDLFVEESLALHTINYCRLVKKVIRGVHTFYVQLVMDGVPPAKRIPSTGAFRHAYQKQKRVGIDIGPSTIAVVSEETVFIQQLAPEVPLLEKQKRRLLRKLDRSRRSTNPNNFNKDGTIKHSVKLRWTYSKNYQKTKKQIKELYRKKASYIKEKHGALVNKILSLGDEVYIETMHFKGLAKRTKETKTNIQGKIQSKKRFGKSIGNHAPAMLVEIIHQKLGYTKQTIQKVNTITFRASQYNHVTDRYEKKKLHQRWSQIGSHLVQRDLYSAFLLMNSEPNLQQTNQDLCNKTFTTFLELHNQHIEDLKQVKKTFPLSMGIKQIK